From the Gossypium hirsutum isolate 1008001.06 chromosome A02, Gossypium_hirsutum_v2.1, whole genome shotgun sequence genome, the window taagtcactaagctGTTAAAATCGCTATTGTATGAGCTTCTATATTCACACTACTTACACCAATTGAAAAGTTTCGTCTCTTCCTCTTccacaattcaattttttttcatgaaacgaCTTTGTAAGTCCGAATCTATGAACCGAAACTTCTCCGATCTCCGACACTATCTATTAGATTGACTTAAATCTAAGATATGTTCTACTCATCGATTAATACTGATCCACTGCTAgatgaactttaaaaaaaaaattaacccaataacttcaaataaaaatttataaataattcaatggcttgaaaaaaaaaattcaaataattctaTGAATATTTTGtatctttttaaaattagatgaccaaaacttaaaacttacaaataatttaataattttgagtGTAGTTTACCGTTTTTTAAATCATTGTCTACTGCTAAAGAGCAGTAATACTAGAGAGCTACATCACAACAACCTTTACTTGCCATGGCCATAGAACACTTCCTTCAGGTAGCACAGTTGCAAGGAATATTATTAATAGGCAAAAACCAAGCtgaatttatgacacaaatttaTGATTAGCCCTTTCATGATTCTTGGAATTTATAATCTGACTACCCAAACCATAATACCGAACCACATAAACAACAAATTCCAATGCATTGGCTAAACGGTACAACATAGACACCACATCTGTTCAAGCTTTTCTGTGTGTTACAATGTTCCGTTTTACGCAACAAGGCACAATGCAttaaaatttaacctttattctACAGAAACATGACCATATTTGTAGACAGAATTCTAGATAACACGCATAAACTCCATCACCATCGAATAAGTTTCTCACTTAACGTACTTTGCGAACCACGCCAGCATATCTTGTTGAGCTTCGTTAGCACTCGACATAGCTGTCGGATCATTGACATCGTATCTGACTGACCATCCATGGCCAACTTTAGGAAATATCTTCACAAAGCTATCAACCTGCAAGACAGAGATTGTTTTGTAATAAAGATAAAATGAGTACATGTTGACCGAGTTAAGAAAGAACCCGGAAAAAACCATACTCAAAGACCGAGTAATTGGCATAATATTTTGTTTAGTTGATAACCGtgacaatttgacatgcaaggcaATAAGCCAAAAAGGCACGCGCAAACCTAATATGGTATATAAGTCACAATCAAGTACAAAAGACAAGCAATGTAGGACTTATAACGCTTCATCTCAATAGAATCCTGGCAAAATAAGCATATGATAGGCAACTGAACGGTGCAAACAAGGAACCTAACATTGACACCATGTTAAAGAAAATGCAATCTTTTACTGAATTCTTAGGCTCAATCAAAAAAGATTACAGTATGAAACCAGGCATCGGGCCTTCTTACCTCACTCGCTTTTAAGATCTCATCAAACTGTTTTAAAAGCTCTGGGGGAGATATATGGTCCTGCTCAGCTCCCAATATCGCAATGGGCACCTTCACACCTGCAAAAATTCACACACAATCAATAGTACAAAGGTAGACTTACCCCTAACACAGACACCACAAAAAGGCACTACAATGGGTAAAAATGCTCTCTTAAAGAATCAACTGATAACTGCAACCaaacccaaaacttcaatttTTGCGAGGTATCCTAGAAACAGTTTCATGATATAGATAATGGGAAAAACACTATAGTAATCATCATAGAAGGCCAAGTTTCTCGTCTCGAGACAGTGCATCTTGCTTACTGTATTAGGACACCTAACATTTTGATAGTAAATTGATGAGGTGGCCATATATGAACTTATTTAGCACAGTTGTAGTGTTGGTTTATCACGAGTAATGTGCTGCGTTTCTTACTGATTCTTCAAAAATGGTTTtccgaaataaaaagaaaagagagaggatAGTCCTAACTTCACATTATTGAAAACAATAAGCATTTTGAGAGGAAGTTTTTAATTCACAAACTAACActtaatacaattcattttacGACTCACCTTCTGAGGCAATGATCTAAGATCACTACCACATGAGATCATAGGATTCTTCTCATGGTGATTTAATTACCATAATTGTTTTATAGgtcaaaaacataccaaacacCGCCTTATGGTGCAAGAAGAGAGGCAAGAGAGAGATTTTTAATAAAACGGTATAAGGATCTTTCAATAAAAATGCCATGAATCCTTTAGAATCTGCTCACCTAACATGcctcttgaaaaaaaaaaatgaatcttAATGCAACAGcctataaaaaaaaatcacagaGAATTCAACCAGAAATTTTGCCCCAAAGTACAGCAAAAAACAGGCTCAAATCTTACTTTTGATATCATCCACATTCACAAATGAAGGATGTAACATTACAGCTGCTTGGATAAGGGGATCCTTAGCCAGTCTAGCCACAACCTTAGCTGCGGTAATTAAAAGACCTAGCATTAGCCATCTAGTAATAAAATGATACTTAAATGAAAAGATAATATTATTGAAGCCATAAGTGGTGCAGAACATGCTTGTATAAACATAGTAAATATCTAGGCCCTGTTCTAAGgattagattgcattttgccccctcgattcaaaaaataggcaaattagtctttgtacgttagttcaaagagcaaactggtcctttttgttaaaatttgtccatttctactgttaaaaaccaGCATGAACAGAATAACCAAATAATTACACATGGTGCACCACGTGTACCTCATGCCGACGTACAagaatcaatttttaataatagaaatggatAGGATTTTAACAGAaggaccagtttgctctttgatctaatgtaaatgaactaatttgcccatttttaagaagagggacaaaatgcaatccgactccTAGTACAAgtgcctccatggtacttttacctaaaTATCTCCTATGAAACCACTTAATGCATAGTGCATAAATGAAAACTCACCACCCCAACAGAACCCAGCAGCTCCAATGGATGAAACTCCTTTACTTTTCAAAGCGTCAATTACGAGCTTTGCATCCTCATAACCTTTATCCTAAAAAAAGCAAATTAAAATGCATAAGGGCATAAAAATCCAAAAGGTGATGCATCATTCAACATTAGATACTTGTCTAGTTAAAATAGATAGAGCCAAAAAATGAAGGTTCTGTAATGGTGAAAAAAAGTTGAATGAACAGAACAAATTCAAAATCAAACCTACAACTAATTATAAAGAAACTAAAGCCAGTCTAGAAATTTAGAGAATCCATAACACAATACTActggaagaaaaaaaagagataaaattaAAGATTGAAAAATATCTCCTTGCTTATAAAACTTGATCAATAACCAATTTTAATTATTGCTCAAAAGGCCACTAACCGGTCCATGATCCTTTATCCAAACAGATAAAGGTCTATCAGGGTTATTAGGGTCATAGGGTTCTCCATAAAAGAAGTCAGGAGCCACCACATAGAACCCAGAGGCTGCAACCTTGTCCGCGAGTTTTCTATACAATCAAAAGCAACTGAAATTAGGTTCCAGAAGCTGGTACAGTTCAACTCAAGATGCTAGATAGAACAAAATATGTAAGTAAATTAAATTGGCTTCTCACAACCGCCCTATGACAGACTAAACCATTATATCGCAATCTCGAACAAATAATTCAACCATGTCAAAAATCAGCTAGAGGCATGCCAAATGTTACAACCATAGGTTACTCTGTGTTTTAAGCCAAGAATAACTAGTATTTAATAGGAGAAAATATAAGAATCCataaagctatttaaaaaaatgaagcaAGCCATCTGCTAGAATATTCCTTTGTGTTTGACCACATTGATGGACTGTCAAAAGCACTTTGTATGTCAAGGACCACACTTGGTAATCAAATTCTTAGGTGGTAACTTCATAGTGTGTAAAACTCATTATTGACCTAGgtagaatataaaaaaaacttttaatgaGGCTAGTAACCAGGGTACATGATTTTCATATGGGCGAGGGCATTTTTTGATGAGCCAAGAATAACTAGTATTTAATAGGAGAAAACACCTCGGTATAAGAATTCATAAAGCTATCGAAAAAAATGAAATCATCTGCTAGAATATTCCTCGGTGCGTGACCACATTGATGGACTGTCAGAAGCACTTTGTATGTCAAGGACCACACTTGTTATTAATCAAATTCTTAGGTGGTAACTTCATGGTGTGTAATACTCATTATTGACCTAGGAAGAATATATAAAAAGCTTTTAATGAGGCTAGTAACCGGGGTACATGATTTCCATATAGGCGAGGGCATTTTTCGATGGTAGTAACCTACTTGCCAACTTATTCATTCAAGTTATGAACGGTTCCTTGATAAGCTTGATGATAATTTCTTTAGCTATACATACTTTCCAGATCATAACAGATAAGGGTGAGGAAACTTTTTGATGACCTTGGAATCACTCTCGTCGATACTTGAAGGGACAAAGGAAGTTTGATTTGGGGTGTTTTAGTTATGTTTAAGAAATGTTCCACTTTAGCTGTTTTTGAGATTTAGGCTCATTTGATACTTGTTTCATATTCGGAGAAAAAACTCGACTTCACATTAATCATAGAATAGATAATAAAAGGCAAAACAACAGCAAAAACCAGTGTCACGATAGCAGAATCTTACCTAAAGTTTGGAGCCTCATATCCTGCAAAGGCATGAGAAGAAGAACAGTGAAATTAGCAGATGATCAAAATTGGTGGCGATGATTATCATAATTTTGATTACAACACTATCTATACTTTATAGCACAGACACAGGCAATTGCATATACAGTGCTCAATAAAAGCAAATGTATAGTAAACAAAATTATATAGTACAGATACTAATATGCTTATATCGTAATGAATACACAACCCAGATATAATATGTTCCAAAAATATCCATAATCAATCCAAAATTCCGTTAACCCCCAACATCCTTTTGAACTAGTTTCAAAGTCAATACGTGCTTAAAAATCCATAATCAAATACAAAACCCATATATAATATGTTGAAAAAACAGACTGCAAAGTGCGAAAAGGTCAacaaaaaagaagtaaaaaaaagggagaaaatggGTGAAAACTGAAAACTAAAGAAGCTCTtctctttctttacttttttgtctatataaataaataaaacttgaaGCTGGTCAATTCCTAAACACACCGCTCCTCATGAATTTCACACAAAACCCacaaaaaaatgacaaaaaatgacaaaatttcaCACTACCGAAGGAGTCGAAAATCCATCAACAACAATCAAATACAAAACCCAGATATAATACGCTCGAAAACAGACTGTAAAGGACAAACAAGTTAACAAAAATGAAGTTAAAGAAATCCTTGAAGTTGCTTAATTCCTAAACAGAGTAATTGCTCATCAATTTCACAcaaaacccaaatccaaaataactcaaaaatccACAAATAACGACTATGAAGAGCTTATGGGGATAAGTACCGAAAATATCAGAGATAAGAAAAACAGCAAGCTTAGATTGAAGAGACCCAGAAACATAAGTGTTGAGACCAGCAAGATTCTCAACGTGACCAGCTCCACTTGCAGAATCCAATGTTGGTGGATTCGAACAGCACTGAGGACCTGACattgtttttttctcttttctcctaagcaatgaaaaaaaaagttccaCTTGGTTTGTTTGATCAAACAGAAGcactatatatataaagaaacacCAACCAGAAAGTTGGAAGCGAATAGTGGAGGTTTCGAGAGTATAATAAAAAGGTTTTATTCGCAAATTAATCCCTAACTTATATCTTAATTCTCAAATCAgtctttaaacttttttttagtcataaatcaataaaaatatgtcTCATTAATAAATCtatgttttaatttttcattttttcaaatcaatattataatttactttttcaatgtcaaaaattatttttaattattattaaatgtgtttattaatttaatttaaatatttttttatatttatcatgaTCTATTATTATAATCgttgtatattattttactttctttgtttttgttaaaatttgtgaCCCGAATCCCGTCatttgttgaataaataaatacagCTGAAAAATAAGGGATTTGTGGGGCGAGAGGTCAAGGGTCTACCGCACAAGTTGAGTCCATATAAATCTATACTTCTACTATTTGACTTTCTTATATCATTCAGTTTTCAAGGTTAGTGAATTTTTATCCTCCTCTATCCGTTATTTTTCTTGAAAGGGTAAAATTTGTAtattcttaatttttctttttttattgttttgcaatCATTCTACTACCATTATCGTattttattataacatttattcaaatTGACATTATAGTTTACTTTTTTatatagttaaaattttttatattaattaaaaattaagagaatttatcattatcaattatatgtaacaataattaaaatatattatttaaaaattaaatgcaaTGCATGTAACATTAGAAACTAATTGAGACAAAATTAAGACTTTaagatcacttttaattttaaaaaaaagtttaaaattaatatgaaatttaGTATTACTATATGATATAGAGTAACatttatctttaaatttgaaaaaaaaatctcacATTGATCTCTGAATTTTTTTTGTCAGCATTGGTCTCGAAACTTAACAACCTTTTTCTAATTTGAACCTTGAACTTGAATTTCGTTAAGGTACGAGAATAAGACATATTGTGAGTGCTTAGAGTTATCCATGGGCCAAGTCACCTGATCAAACCCGAAGGTTTGCCCGGAAAATAGGAtggtttagacaaaaatataagcccaaaatgggcttggacaaaaaatgaTGCATGTTTCCTTGATGGGTCAGGTTTCAAGTAAGCTTTTTTTTGCTCAGGCCCAACCTGGATACATATCTTTAaaatttgttgagaaacatttgttttattgttttttatgtatttgatatattatattttttaaatttattttatataataaaataattttaaaaaaaattaatgctgGTAGGGCTCTGGTTTATCATCTATAATTTAGgccaaattttgacaaaattttaggcccattttttggctGATCCGAGCCTATCAATCGTGCCCAATATTTTGTTAGGGCCCGGTTCTGCCCATAGACAATTCTACGAGTTCTACATcattacttgaaaattttaaaaaaactttatattttttattttaaaattatatatatttaaattttaaatggtgATATAGTATAATATTAAAGTATCACATTACCGTATCTCTAAATTCatagactaaataaaaaaaatttaagaatgcaaaaagccctcaaacttttttaaaaaatcaattaaaccctttttttcactcaattgggtatttgaactttcaaaatgcatcaaaaaaaaccttcaaacttaaaaaataaaaataaattaagcacttgattttattaaaaagtataaaaaattaaaatcaataaaagctataaatattattaaattttaattaaaaatttaaatattaaaaatttattaaaattagaaaaaaaataaaatatatagaattataaaaaaataaaaattttataaagttataagaaaattatacaaaacgtaaagaaatataaattttgtaaaaaaattataaaaaatatcataccaaaagaagcattttatatttttttataacttttatcgattttattttttatcatttttcgctACATTTCATGCTGTGTTACAACACATGataactttaattaaaaaaattataggttgttactttttttatgatttttataaaatttataattttttttacgatttttcaaaaaaaattaatttttaatactttttttaaattttattaaattttaataatttttctaaaatttatcatttattataattattttttttaatttttaatacgaGCATGGTCTCCAttatttttctgaaaatttttgagtatattttttatgtattttaaaaaaattaagtacgaGAAAAAAAATAggggcttaattattttttttattttttaagaagttTAAGagttttttgatatattttaaaattttaaatggtgaaaaaaaaattaaagattttttaCGCGCTTAACCcattaaaaaattagtaaatttcgAAACTATCATGAACCTATTGacgaaatttaaatttgaaaaaaagttaCGTTATCTCTTAATTTATTAATAGAAAACTGGGGACAATTGAAGTTTGCAGTTGGTAAAATTTATTGTCGGTCGAAGATATATCCATATTCTACGTAAAAGATTTGCTTaatatttatttcctaaaaaaaaGGTGACCACATATTTTTTGCCAAATTGCCCACATATTTATTTATGCAATTATGTTCTGCACGGCAGACTGCAAAGCCGCATGTAGAGGTTGACTTTCCAAAATATGTAAACACAgccttaaaaattattaaattataaatttatatatatatttataagaaaaaattacacttttatagcttaaaatgaaaaaaaattatgtttagtcgtttaaaaaaagtgataaaattataaattaatgtataataaaattatattttaatcgcTCAAAAATTTATGATTCAATTTCGACTCCCTTCTAAACGAATTTctagattatttttatttgtgaGTTTCAAATTCTTACAATGTGTTGATGTTATGTGTTGGTTTTAATTTAAATTGTCGATTATATCTGAATTTAGTAGCGAAGTTAGGAGGATTGGTAGGAGCCCCAAccccttaaaatgaaattttttttattcaggtcattttataatttattaaattttgaattaataatagtaaatttGCACTTTAACccacaaaatgataaaattttgatttaattcttttaaagttATAAAGGTATAGGGtatctaaatgataaaattatatttttactatacaatttaattccaatTCCCCCAAAAAAAATTTTGGCTTCCATTTCATAATCCATTTATGCCATAATAATTTGATTCTATTTGTTCGGACACCTTTATACTCTATTGTGTTGATCTAACATCTAAATGACGcgaattcaaatcatatcatcttcttcctcttccttattaatataatgataaagaTCGGGagtaaatcataaataaaaaattactttttattattttttaaatttataatttcattatatttgagtttatttttatcattgattttttacaaaatatattttattatttttatatattctttttaaatttttaataaaactttcttagtgattttgaatattactagatttttttattataaataaatagttCATACATCATCACTGGCGTGACCCATATTTAAGGTTTTCcctttttgtgaaattttattttttaaacattttaaatatttttattaatattattatttggtagaGGCATGAAAAATGAACTTTTTGGACCTAACTGCACGTCTTTTAAATGCCGGCGGCGATTAGGTTTTGGTAGTTTTCATTTGTGGTTCTAGATTTAACaatctcaaatatatttttatgattattatttgataagattaaaaaaaatagtgatgtgtcttatttaaaaaaaaacattaataagaatttctttattaatgaaaaaaagGTTAAAGGAAGAATGTAATaacgtaaatattttattataacacatttatgatataagtgaaaaatagaattttgtagtaaaaatatgaaaaaatactCGATTCATCTAGACAAGTGGAGAGTTGGAAAAGGATAAGAGTAGGAAGAAAGTGAGGAAGGTCTAAAGGCAAGAGAAGATGAGTAAGTAGGCAAATGCTTAAGGTTGTTGAGAATGTTCAAAAGATCTTTTTTCATTGTGTTGGAGGGTATTTTTATAAAGGAGAAGCCCCATGTATGATAACGCCATGTCACTAATAGCATGGGTGGTGGTTTGCTTGTGTGGTTGGTGAGGTGGCAAGCCAATTGTCCTCATGCGCGGTTCTGCCTTGTCATTCTCTTTGATGAGGTAATACTAGGTTATTACGCCTTGGTGGTCCCTTACTAGAGATGAGTGTGTTCTCATTAAAAGCCGATGGCTTAGAGGACAAGGCGTTTGAGTGGCAAGTCACCCAATGACCAATCAGGTGGCGTAAGATAGAGGACTGCCAAGTGATACAAGGCGGAAGGCCATTCGCGGACATCTCTCAAGTATCTTCTCATAATATCAAGTGACCACATTGGAAATGGGGTAAATGGTaaagtgaaattattaaaaaatcataatgtcttaggttcaaatattattatgtaaaaatatttttctattttcttattcaaaagatataaaaaggaccaaaatacTCTTAAAACAACATAACTTACTTTATAAAGTAATAGTATGTCCGTCATTATCCAACTGAATCGATATTTAGTTAATTCGTGACAAAGGGGGCAAAGATTAAGTTATATACTTTTATAagagttaaaatacaatttaacccTCATATATTGGCTTATATCTTCATAGttttcaaaaggactaaatttaaattCTAGCATTTTTGGAAGGCCGAACTATAATTTCacatattaacttaaaattttataaatttttggggGCCTAAAGAAGTAATTTCTCATTTTAGTTCGTCCTTGTCGTAGCACCAACTTAGTTAAGGACTTAATATACAGTATAGATGACATTgttactattttaatttattttttacatattaaacCTATCAATCAAGTtttaactaaattgtaaaattactaaaaacgtgttacttttacaaataaacaaATATCATCTTgagaatattattatttttatataattttaaaaaatacataaacatgtaaattaaaatatatattaaaattattttcaatgtttatagtagtttcaacctttttttttatttaaatttgcaCCAGTCTTTGACATAATTTGGCGAATAGGAATCTTCTTTCCATAAAATTCAAAGACGGAAAAGCAATATTCCGCAGCTTTTGGGTACCACTTTCTAAATTTCCTAATTTATTGTAGGTTTCACGTGCTCGAAGATTCCGGGGTGCTATCATTTTTTTCGAGTGTAACCGACTCctgaatttaattttattttgagtaATCGAGACTTTGAAATTATGATgagaaaaaatctaaaaattctcTACTTAATATAATTTCGTAAGTAGACGATCATGTTCCTATCTCAAAAGATTAGTACGAATTCTTTTGCGTAATTGGTTCATAACTATGGTGTGTGTTCGGGATTCATAATATGTAGAGTcaaacaaatatatatgtataaatctGAAAATTGATTTGAACAGTAACGTCCGATTTGGTTCTATTAAATTCAATTCTATTCCGATTTgtttattgttaaaatttattcGATTCAGTATGgtttattattcaaaaaataaaaagagttatctgaatcaaactttattttctttttaatttgaaaCTTTCTTTTATTATAACTTTTATATTCATCAATTTAACGAGTCAAAAATACAAGTTGAATAGTTTGAGGCGTGTTGGACTAGACCTGACCATGGGTTGGGTAGAGACAagtttatgtaaaattttaggcctgAGCCTGACttaaaaaataggcctaaaaatTCTACCTAAGGTTGTTCCAAATTAAAATGCTAAACTTAAGGCTGTTCCAAATTAAAATGCTAAACTTGAGCCTGACCCGGCCCACCcgtattaaattttattagataatttttatataaaaattttaaaactataatacattaaatacactaaaaacattaaaacaaatgtttctcaacaaattgaaaatacattgaaaaagagtctttatacttaaatatcactaaaataattacaatttaacaagcaaatgcctctaaaataatagtaaaaataataataaaacaaaagttatacaatatcaaaacaataacaacaaaatagtagcaatataatagcgaGATGGTAGTGAAACAACAATAAAACAGTTGATTTAGGCTGGGCCAACAAATCCTACCTTAGATCGACCTATTTAGAAAATGAACGTTGGTTTTTTCTTCAAactcatttttcgggcctatattttttctCAAACCCTACTACATTTTAGGCAAGCTTTTGGACCTGGACAAGTAGCCCGACCCATATTCAAGTCTATGTTGGACACTATCCTTATGAATATTTCACCGTATAGCGTATATCTCATGATTCAACAAGCTCTCTCATTACTAAACGAGAACAAGAATCAACAGTAGAATGCAATAGAAAAATACTCAACAAACTCATAAAAGAGGAATGTGAGGAGaatgattatttttttttgagaatAAAACATAATCAAACTAAATTAATCTAACATAAATGAATAATTTGTTGCTCTAGCAATCTCAACAACAACTGGAAGCTCCTTTAGGCTGTCTTCGAACACTTGCACAGCTAAGTTCCTCTCTGATGTCATCTTGGCTAATTGATCTGCAACTCGATTTATTTCTCTTGGAATATACTTAATTTCCCGTTGCTCAATGGTCTGTAAAGTCATATGCATCCTTCTAACCAAGACTGAAGTTAATTAAGTCAGATGAATATCTTGAAGGGTTTCGACCGCCTCTAAGTTATTTGTATGGATCAAAACCTTTTTGTGCCCCTCTTTTTGGATGAGAGTCAGACCATATAAAATTCCCCAGGGTTCAGCATAAAAAACTGAGCAAAATCCCAAATACCGATTATATCCAGAGATCCATTAACCATCTTGTTATTATACCAACCCCGACAGCAGCCCACCCTACATTCAACTTAACAACTCCGTCAGTATATAAATGAATCCAGTTACCTGTCTGTACAGACTTATGAGCATATTTAAGGTGTCCAAACGAATCCTGCTTAAGTGCTCAAATATATTGTTTTGCCAGCTCATCGAAGACTTAATAGTCTCAACATAATTCCAAGTTATTCcttgaaaaataaagagattcaTATTTTTCTATATGCGTCATGCGGTTAAACCAAAAAGACTAGACCAGAGAACCCCCATATTCGTCAACCATATTGTAGAGCACAAACTGGTCTCCATCCACTCGAAAAGATTATCAAAAAACATTAAGTTATATACTTTTATAAGAGTTCAAATGCAATTTAACCCTTATATTGGATTATATCTTTATGGttttcaaaaggactaaattgaaattctaGTATTTTTGAGAGGCCAAACTATAATTTATCacatattaacttaaaattttataattttttgagggCCTAAAGAAGCAACTTCTCATTTTAGTTCGCCCCGTTGTGACATCAACTTAGTTAAGGGCT encodes:
- the LOC107943554 gene encoding endo-1,3;1,4-beta-D-glucanase, which translates into the protein MSGPQCCSNPPTLDSASGAGHVENLAGLNTYVSGSLQSKLAVFLISDIFGYEAPNFRKLADKVAASGFYVVAPDFFYGEPYDPNNPDRPLSVWIKDHGPDKGYEDAKLVIDALKSKGVSSIGAAGFCWGAKVVARLAKDPLIQAAVMLHPSFVNVDDIKSVKVPIAILGAEQDHISPPELLKQFDEILKASEVDSFVKIFPKVGHGWSVRYDVNDPTAMSSANEAQQDMLAWFAKYVK